In one Melopsittacus undulatus isolate bMelUnd1 chromosome 4, bMelUnd1.mat.Z, whole genome shotgun sequence genomic region, the following are encoded:
- the LYPD6B gene encoding ly6/PLAUR domain-containing protein 6B produces MIMILSMLLFYHMLAGAFLPFFILSGNRVSAENINFYNVRPPLDPTPFPNSFKCFTCDNAVDNYDCNRWAEDRWCPESTQYCLTVHLFTDHGKSTSVTKKCATGEECHFVGCHRHRESGHTECISCCEGMVCNVEIPTNHTNAVFAVLHARRTSDGSKWTVNIAVLVSVMMTMML; encoded by the exons ATGATAATGATACTCAGCATGTTGTTATTCTATCACATGCTGGCCGGAGCCTTTCTTCCGTTCTTCATCCTTTCAGGAAACAGGGTTTCAGCTGAGAACATCAACTTTTACAATGTGAGACCTCCACTAGACC CCACTCCATTTCCAAACAGTTTTAAGTGCTTTACTTGTGATAATGCAGTGGACAATTACGACTGTAACAGATGGGCTGAAGATAGATGGTGTCCTGAAA gTACTCAGTACTGTTTGACTGTTCATCTCTTCACAGACCATGGGAAGAGTACATCAGTCACCAAAAAGTGTGCCACTGGAGAGGAATGCCATTTCGTAGGCTGCCACCGTCACAGGGAAAGTGGCCACACA GAATGCATTTCTTGCTGTGAAGGGATGGTTTGCAATGTAGAAATACCAACGAACCACACAAATGCAGTATTTGCTGTATTGCACGCCCGAAGAACGTCAGATGGCAGCAAGTGGACAGTCAACATTGCAGTGCTTGTGTCAGTCATGATGACCATGATGTTGTGA